One Dioscorea cayenensis subsp. rotundata cultivar TDr96_F1 chromosome 17, TDr96_F1_v2_PseudoChromosome.rev07_lg8_w22 25.fasta, whole genome shotgun sequence DNA window includes the following coding sequences:
- the LOC120280143 gene encoding fasciclin-like arabinogalactan protein 9: protein MAYLTIILGALLILSTPNLLIHAKTTPIAPGPTPAPLNLTGVLEKGGQYTTFLRLLKETQVGQQVQSQLNNSYDGLTIFAPTDNAFSNLKAGTLNSLNAQEQVSLILYHVLPRYYSLVTFETASNPVRTQASGSNGVYAVNITSSTNQVNVSTGIVNTPVQTVLYSDFPLAVYSVDKVLLPYDLFGPKPPASAPEPADHSPKKPTKKSPAADAPSEEAVASPSTASPSERTTGWRTLVVVMGFLVFFCMGGHL from the coding sequence ATGGCATACCTTACCATTATTCTAGGCGCATTGCTTATTCTCAGCACCCCCAACCTTCTAATCCATGCAAAAACAACTCCTATAGCACCAGGGCCGACTCCAGCACCTCTCAACCTCACCGGCGTGCTCGAAAAAGGGGGGCAATACACAACCTTCTTGCGTCTTCTCAAAGAGACACAAGTTGGGCAGCAGGTCCAGAGCCAGCTCAACAACTCCTACGACGGCCTCACGATCTTTGCCCCCACCGACAATGCTTTCAGTAATCTCAAGGCCGGCACACTCAACAGCCTCAACGCACAAGAGCAAGTGTCCTTGATTTTATACCATGTTCTGCCTAGGTACTATAGCTTGGTCACCTTCGAGACCGCAAGCAACCCGGTGCGCACTCAAGCCTCAGGCAGCAATGGAGTCTACGCTGTTAACATCACCAGTTCAACAAATCAAGTGAATGTCTCTACTGGTATAGTTAACACACCGGTGCAGACCGTGCTATATTCCGATTTCCCACTTGCTGTCTACTCAGTTGACAAGGTTTTGCTTCCTTATGATCTCTTTGGACCTAAGCCTCCAGCATCTGCGCCTGAGCCGGCTGATCATTCTCCAAAGAAACCCACAAAGAAGAGCCCTGCAGCTGATGCCCCTTCGGAGGAGGCCGTGGCATCTCCATCCACTGCCAGCCCCAGTGAAAGGACTACTGGTTGGAGAACTTTAGTTGTCGTAATgggatttcttgtgtttttttgcatGGGAGGTCATTTGTGA